A stretch of Sphingomicrobium flavum DNA encodes these proteins:
- a CDS encoding ABC-type transport auxiliary lipoprotein family protein, whose protein sequence is MMRIIAIATLPLALAACLGGGRDLPPTLATLTTSAAAPSAIERVSAPSDALTIELPIVPQALAVTRVPVQVGPTAIAYVEDVVWIDRPATLFQQLLSETVTRMTGRVVLDPRQALLDPGTRVTGTLSHFGYHADTGEVVVIYDAAFATGDRVQNRRFEARRPADGTAATVPYALNDAANEVAAQVAAWLGS, encoded by the coding sequence ATGATGCGTATCATTGCCATTGCCACCCTCCCGCTTGCGCTGGCCGCCTGCCTTGGCGGTGGCCGCGATCTCCCGCCGACGCTGGCAACGCTGACGACGTCGGCCGCCGCCCCCAGCGCAATCGAGCGGGTGTCCGCGCCCTCCGATGCGCTGACCATTGAACTGCCGATCGTGCCGCAGGCGCTGGCCGTCACCCGCGTGCCCGTGCAGGTCGGCCCCACCGCGATCGCCTACGTCGAAGATGTGGTCTGGATCGACCGGCCGGCCACGCTGTTCCAGCAGCTGTTGAGCGAGACCGTCACCCGCATGACAGGACGCGTCGTGCTCGATCCGCGCCAGGCGCTACTCGATCCCGGCACGCGCGTTACCGGCACGCTCAGCCATTTCGGCTATCATGCCGATACGGGCGAAGTGGTGGTCATCTATGACGCCGCGTTCGCCACCGGCGACCGCGTGCAGAACCGCCGCTTCGAAGCGCGCCGCCCGGCCGACGGCACTGCCGCCACCGTGCCCTATGCGCTTAACGATGCCGCCAATGAGGTCGCCGCCCAGGTCGCCGCCTGGCTCGGCAGCTAG
- a CDS encoding MlaD family protein, with product METRSNHILVGAVTLALLIGLLLFTVWIAGLSAVTKKCYDIYFNQGVGGLNRGSVVSFSGVPVGEVSQINLLPDNPQFVLVRISVDSETPVLQGTEAQISGVGFTGVSEIQLSGAVEGASELTETASAEGCPVIPSSASTLDTVLNSAPELIDRIQQLTERMTELLSDENQNSISDILENIEKTTDTLAARAPDLADAVADARVAAKQAGIAAERWGEVAETTDDILQNNAGPAMRDLQSAIKSIEGAAANMDAAISDARPGLQNFSKSTLPEADRLVRDLRQLTDSLDDFTRRLNEEGVGGALKPQQLPDYKP from the coding sequence ATGGAAACGCGTTCCAACCATATCTTAGTCGGCGCCGTGACGCTGGCCTTGCTGATCGGCTTGCTGCTCTTCACGGTGTGGATCGCCGGCCTCTCGGCGGTGACCAAGAAGTGCTACGACATCTATTTCAACCAGGGTGTTGGCGGGCTCAACCGCGGCTCGGTCGTCAGCTTCTCCGGCGTGCCGGTGGGTGAGGTCAGCCAGATCAATCTGCTGCCCGACAATCCGCAATTCGTGCTGGTGCGCATCTCGGTCGACAGCGAAACCCCCGTCCTGCAGGGGACCGAGGCGCAAATTTCGGGCGTCGGCTTTACCGGCGTATCGGAAATCCAGCTGTCGGGCGCTGTCGAAGGCGCGTCGGAACTGACCGAGACGGCTTCGGCCGAAGGCTGCCCTGTCATTCCTTCCAGCGCCAGCACGCTCGATACCGTGCTCAACAGCGCGCCCGAACTGATCGACCGCATCCAGCAGCTGACCGAGCGCATGACCGAATTGCTGTCGGACGAGAACCAGAATTCGATCTCGGACATTCTTGAAAATATCGAGAAGACCACCGACACGCTGGCCGCCCGCGCGCCCGATCTTGCCGATGCCGTGGCCGATGCGCGCGTTGCCGCCAAGCAGGCTGGCATCGCCGCCGAACGATGGGGCGAGGTCGCCGAGACGACCGATGATATCCTTCAGAACAATGCCGGTCCCGCAATGCGCGACCTGCAATCGGCCATCAAGTCGATCGAGGGCGCGGCTGCCAATATGGACGCGGCCATCTCGGACGCGCGCCCGGGCCTCCAAAATTTCTCCAAATCGACGCTGCCTGAAGCGGATCGGCTGGTACGCGATCTGCGCCAGCTCACCGACAGCCTCGATGACTTCACCCGCCGCCTCAATGAAGAGGGCGTGGGCGGGGCGCTGAAACCCCAGCAACTGCCGGATTATAAGCCGTGA
- a CDS encoding ABC transporter ATP-binding protein has protein sequence MATREDIVTVRGLKNAFGDQVIHEGLDVSLRRGEILGVVGGSGTGKSVLMRSVIGLQTPLAGEIHVLGENMVDRDEAEAKNIRRRWGILFQNGALFSTLTVAENVQVPIREYFPYIKGDLLDEIAAYKINMSGLSPEAGPKYPSELSGGMRKRAGLARALALDPELLFLDEPTAGLDPIGAAAFDELILNLKEKLDLTVFLITHDLDTLHAICDRVAVLADKKVIAVGTIDELLKMDHPWIQEYFNGPRGRAAMGYKKIGQG, from the coding sequence GGCGACGCGCGAAGACATCGTCACCGTTCGCGGGCTCAAGAATGCCTTTGGCGACCAGGTCATCCATGAAGGGCTCGACGTCAGCCTTCGCCGCGGCGAAATCCTCGGTGTGGTCGGGGGCTCGGGCACCGGCAAGTCGGTGCTAATGCGCTCGGTCATCGGGTTGCAGACTCCGCTGGCGGGCGAAATCCATGTGCTCGGCGAAAATATGGTTGACCGCGACGAGGCCGAGGCCAAGAATATCCGCCGTCGCTGGGGCATCCTGTTCCAGAATGGCGCGCTCTTCTCGACCCTTACGGTCGCCGAGAACGTCCAGGTGCCGATCCGCGAATATTTTCCCTATATTAAGGGCGACCTGCTCGACGAGATTGCCGCCTACAAGATCAACATGTCGGGCCTGTCGCCCGAAGCCGGGCCCAAATATCCCAGTGAATTGTCGGGCGGGATGCGCAAGCGTGCCGGCCTTGCCCGCGCCCTGGCGCTTGATCCCGAACTGCTCTTCCTCGATGAACCGACCGCGGGTCTCGATCCCATCGGCGCGGCGGCGTTCGACGAGCTGATCCTCAACCTGAAGGAAAAGCTCGACCTCACCGTCTTCCTCATCACCCATGACCTCGACACGCTGCACGCAATCTGCGACCGGGTAGCGGTGCTGGCCGACAAGAAGGTGATTGCGGTCGGGACCATTGATGAACTGCTGAAGATGGACCATCCTTGGATCCAGGAATATTTCAACGGCCCGCGCGGACGTGCGGCGATGGGCTATAAAAAGATAGGGCAGGGCTGA